The segment CAGTAGGCGCAAGATCTCCTGTGGAATCATCGTTAATTGTTTAAAGATAAATAGCTGTAAATGATACAATGTTTCATTTGGCTCTTGCTTGAGCATCGGCTGTTCACACGAAGTTTTGATTGTATGGGCAATGGCACGCTGTAACTCCAATGTTAACTCATCATACTGCCACCAATCACTTTGCATAATACGCTCTATCGATAGCTCACCATTTACTAAGCAGTGTTGATAATGAAAATGGTAATTGGCTTTGCTTGTTTTTGTATATGGAAATTCCTTGATAAAAACAGTTTGTGGATTCGCTAGTAGCTGATGCATATAATACCAGTATTCTTCACGTTGACTTGAAACGCCACTAACCTTTGCAAAGATAACAGGAATCACAACTTCATTCCCTATCACTTCAAATTGTGGACGAACAAGTGCCTTTTCCTTTGCATAGATAAAAATATCATCATAGGTCATTCTTAATGTCAATGAACGTGGCATAAAATCTTTAAATTGCCAAGGCTTATAAACACCTGATTGCTGATCGTGCATCAATTGTTCAAAATGCTGACTAGAACGATAGCCAACAGTTGCTTGCCGATCACGCAGCTTATCAGGGAATGGCTGTAACGTTGTGTGATTTGCATATGAGTATGTAATCGAAAATGTATCTGTTGCATCAATTTCTGCAAATTCATCTATTTTCGCTGGATGGAAAATTAACACATCACATCCAAGCTCCATTAATAATAATAAAAAATAACGTTGACTAATGGTCGTTTCACCATACCAAACCACTTTAGGAAAGTCATCTGTTGGCTTCATTGATTTTGTCCATTGAATCCAATGGTTTTTCAGCCATTTCACCATATCAATTAAAAAGCGGCGAAATTCATTGGCAAGTAGCCCCAATGCCTGCTGCTGTTGAAAAAGCTCCACAACTTTAATGGTTGCTAGCTGTAAATGTCGATTCATGGTACTATCATCATGCTTAGGAATTAACTGATAGCCATACATCATCGCAACTAAACGATTAATTGACAGCCCTTTAGGTGCTTGCTGATGTTGCGCTAAAATCGCTTGGATAGCCTGAAAGTCTTTTTGCTCAATATATTTATTTAATTCTTCACTTAAAATATGGATATGCTCGTTTTGTGATAAATTAAATAATGAATTAAAATAGTCATCTTCTTCGATAGGTACACCTAAAACGCGCACAGCAATTCGGCTAAAGCTTATTTGCTGAGCTGTTTCCTCATAAAATGCACGATTCTTTGGTGAATCTTGAAATGCCTGCAGCCAATCATCAGGATGACGCTCCAACACTGGTTTAATTGTGATTGCTTGCATACAAACGCCACCTCCTCAAAAATCATCCTTCACATCGTTCTTGTGCTATTAAGCAGCTGTTTTTTAATGATCTATACAATCGTTTGTTTTACTGCTAGTTGTAACACGGTTTCTAGTAAATTCTTTGTAAATGCTTCACCAGTATATGTGGAATACGTTGTATTTGCTAGTACAGCTGGCTGCTTATCCTTTAAATCACCATGATATGGCGTAAATGCTACATCAGCCATTGCTAGCATTCCATAATCCATCATTGAATCGCCCGCTGCTATATGCATATCATATGTACAAAATTGTTTGATATATTCTATTGCCGCTTCCTTTGTCAGCACCTTTGGCATTATATATAATTTTGTCCCTTGCAGTAGCACAGACCAACCATATGCATCAAACTCTTGAATCATTGCTTGTAGTTCATCCTGCTGAAAAACATCAATATCTACATGATGTACATAGAAAAGATTATCAATATACAATGAACGCTGCAGCCAAATATCGGATTTTACCGCATCGAAATGCTTTAACATATCCTCACGCGGTATGGAAGAATCCT is part of the Lysinibacillus sp. FSL K6-0232 genome and harbors:
- a CDS encoding HAD family hydrolase, which encodes MILFTSDLDRTLIYSQRMLEMFPPATAPVIVEHKGNEAKSRMTDATVPLLQQVHQQTLFVPVTTRALHQYKRIHFIAELCPAFAITSNGGTILEKGQPSEKWAALLAQRIEDSSIPREDMLKHFDAVKSDIWLQRSLYIDNLFYVHHVDIDVFQQDELQAMIQEFDAYGWSVLLQGTKLYIMPKVLTKEAAIEYIKQFCTYDMHIAAGDSMMDYGMLAMADVAFTPYHGDLKDKQPAVLANTTYSTYTGEAFTKNLLETVLQLAVKQTIV
- a CDS encoding YceG family protein, with product MQAITIKPVLERHPDDWLQAFQDSPKNRAFYEETAQQISFSRIAVRVLGVPIEEDDYFNSLFNLSQNEHIHILSEELNKYIEQKDFQAIQAILAQHQQAPKGLSINRLVAMMYGYQLIPKHDDSTMNRHLQLATIKVVELFQQQQALGLLANEFRRFLIDMVKWLKNHWIQWTKSMKPTDDFPKVVWYGETTISQRYFLLLLMELGCDVLIFHPAKIDEFAEIDATDTFSITYSYANHTTLQPFPDKLRDRQATVGYRSSQHFEQLMHDQQSGVYKPWQFKDFMPRSLTLRMTYDDIFIYAKEKALVRPQFEVIGNEVVIPVIFAKVSGVSSQREEYWYYMHQLLANPQTVFIKEFPYTKTSKANYHFHYQHCLVNGELSIERIMQSDWWQYDELTLELQRAIAHTIKTSCEQPMLKQEPNETLYHLQLFIFKQLTMIPQEILRLLQGFDYAQEVPKLVLYQAPQQPALSREDIVLLAFLNRFGVDIIFYNPTGKLDLEKHLQEDCYDIHRLEHMLFDLQYEEPKQDKNAPDTIIKKLFNRFF